The proteins below are encoded in one region of Aeromonas veronii:
- a CDS encoding patatin-like phospholipase family protein produces MSRQQTALVVEGGAMRGIFAAGVLDAFLAKGETGFDHCIGVSAGAVNLAAYLAGQRGRNHRVITDYSCRPEFINFGKFVRGGHWLDLDWLWEITIREIRLDLAHFAESTVPLTVVTTRVSDGQAAYLRGSATELEQQIKASCSVPLAYRDFVRIAGEAMTDGGVADSIPVRHAYEQGARDITVVLSRPLGYRKQAPRLPALHRYLLRQTPALAEASLSRHHSYNAAIDFIREPPADCQIRVIVPPAGFRVGRMTTDKDRLEQGYQMGWQAGLAYLAGKGAAR; encoded by the coding sequence ATGAGTCGGCAGCAAACGGCCCTGGTGGTCGAGGGGGGCGCCATGCGCGGCATCTTTGCCGCCGGGGTGCTGGACGCCTTCCTGGCGAAGGGGGAGACGGGCTTCGATCACTGCATCGGGGTCTCGGCGGGGGCGGTCAACCTGGCGGCCTATCTCGCGGGGCAGCGGGGGCGCAATCACAGGGTCATCACGGATTATTCCTGCCGCCCCGAATTCATCAATTTCGGCAAGTTTGTACGCGGCGGCCACTGGCTGGATCTCGACTGGCTGTGGGAGATCACCATCCGCGAGATCAGGCTGGATCTCGCCCACTTTGCCGAGAGTACCGTGCCGCTGACCGTGGTGACGACCCGGGTATCGGACGGGCAGGCGGCCTACCTCAGGGGAAGTGCAACCGAGCTGGAGCAGCAGATCAAGGCCTCCTGCTCGGTGCCGCTCGCCTATCGGGACTTCGTGCGCATCGCGGGGGAGGCCATGACGGACGGCGGGGTGGCGGACTCCATCCCGGTGCGCCATGCCTACGAGCAGGGAGCGCGGGACATCACAGTGGTGCTCTCCCGCCCGCTCGGCTATCGCAAGCAGGCGCCGCGTTTGCCCGCCCTGCACCGTTATCTGCTGCGCCAGACTCCGGCCTTGGCCGAGGCGAGCCTCTCGCGCCATCACAGCTACAACGCGGCCATCGACTTTATCCGGGAACCGCCAGCGGATTGCCAGATCCGCGTCATCGTGCCTCCCGCAGGCTTTCGGGTCGGTCGCATGACAACGGACAAGGACAGGCTGGAGCAGGGTTATCAGATGGGTTGGCAGGCGGGATTGGCCTATCTGGCCGGGAAGGGGGCGGCCAGATAG
- the dsrO gene encoding sulfate reduction electron transfer complex DsrMKJOP subunit DsrO — translation MEPSKRRLLSGIAAITAGAALIPVTQVHAQSARPAIGRGDPGKRYGMLIDLRRCVGCQACTVACTMENQPPLGQFRTTVSQYEVSDVAALESPASLFMLPRLCNHCAEPACLDVCPTGATFQRADGIVVVNNDWCVACGYCVQACPYDARFINHETHAADKCTFCAHRLEAGLLPACVESCVGEARIIGDLNDPGSQISRLLREHESALKVLKPEAHTQPRVFYLGMDEAFVSKVDGNPALRTLLTDDGKEIAHDH, via the coding sequence ATGGAGCCCAGCAAGCGCCGATTGTTATCCGGCATCGCCGCCATCACAGCCGGTGCGGCCCTGATCCCCGTTACCCAGGTTCATGCCCAGAGCGCCCGACCGGCCATCGGTCGCGGCGATCCCGGCAAGCGTTACGGCATGTTGATCGATTTGCGCCGCTGTGTCGGCTGCCAGGCCTGCACCGTGGCCTGCACCATGGAGAACCAGCCCCCCCTCGGCCAGTTTCGCACCACGGTCAGCCAGTACGAGGTGAGCGACGTGGCAGCCCTGGAGTCCCCCGCCTCTCTGTTCATGTTGCCAAGGCTCTGCAATCACTGCGCCGAGCCCGCCTGTCTCGATGTCTGTCCCACCGGGGCCACCTTCCAGCGAGCCGACGGCATCGTCGTGGTCAACAACGACTGGTGCGTCGCCTGCGGCTACTGCGTGCAGGCCTGCCCCTACGACGCCCGCTTCATCAACCATGAGACCCACGCCGCCGACAAGTGCACCTTCTGCGCCCACCGGCTGGAGGCGGGTCTGTTGCCCGCCTGCGTGGAGAGTTGCGTCGGCGAGGCGCGCATCATCGGGGACTTGAACGATCCGGGCAGCCAGATCAGCCGTTTGCTGCGCGAGCATGAATCCGCCCTCAAGGTGCTCAAACCCGAGGCCCATACCCAGCCGCGGGTCTTCTACCTCGGCATGGACGAGGCCTTCGTCAGCAAGGTCGACGGCAACCCGGCCCTGCGTACCCTGCTGACCGACGATGGCAAGGAGATAGCCCATGACCATTAA
- a CDS encoding tetrathionate reductase subunit A, producing the protein MDHSKRKFLKGAAIAGGTGLFVAGYSETIEQVAKGVSTGSAGKPTRDPIHGNSLPVEFRVDERGELHPNPDQRLANTMCLGCWTLCGVRARIDNESDKIVRIVGNPYHPLSARHHIDFQTPIKQGLLGTSGYQEGGLEGRSTACARGNAMLEQLDSPHRVTRCLKRVGPRGSGRWQSIPFEQLVTEVVEGGDLFGEGKVEGLRAIRHLDASLDPLNPEYGPRANQLLVSNASDEGRDHFIKRFTFNSFGTRNFANHGAYCGLSFRVGAGALLDDLEKNAHLKPDWDESDFLLFMGTSPQQSGNPFKRQSRQLAANRARADKPFSYVVVAPSLPNTVNMPSAPANRWLPIRPATDSALAMAMLRWIIDNQRYAEAFLAAPNVEAAERAGYRGFCNASHLVISDESHPRFGQMLRSSDLGLPFEGEAYGEGDAVLVIDGGSGALLPAGQCERASLWVDRRILAPSGELVVKSSFQLLAESCREYSLEQYSAECAVPVNDIVELAREFTSHGTRAAVVSHGGTMSANGFYSAWAIMMLNAMIGNLNARGGAVASGGKFDPFGAGPRYDLASFPGMVKPAGVFLSRSKFPYEKTSEYRRKREAGQNPYPAREPWFPISGPLLGEHLTAAVNGYPYRLKAWINHMGNPLYGQAGLAKAIGEELKDPKVLPLFVSIDSFINESSALSDYIVPDTLTYESWGWATAWHGVMTKVSTGRWPVVEPRVAKTAEGDPVCMESFLIAVAKRLALPGFGERAVKGADGKLHGLNRAADFSLYGAANVAYLGQPVPAIGPEDLAWSGVERILPVLNATLSQEEAGRAAYLFARGGRFEPVAKGRDASGQPSKRWPKPLMLWNPEVGSRRHSQSGQFLSGTPRFFRPQLADGTSLNEAFKPTQWPLLLTSYKSHTMSSMSIGSDRLRQVHPSNRVRLNEQTAARLGIESGDRVRVSTPDGSVIGLAECVAGVQADAIAIEHGFGHKELGARAHWVDDKEVAASPLRGAGVNLNDLAVLDPSRHGRYPLVDWAIGSSARQGLPARVDKLV; encoded by the coding sequence ATGGATCACAGCAAACGCAAGTTTCTCAAGGGCGCCGCCATCGCCGGGGGCACAGGGCTCTTCGTGGCCGGATACAGCGAGACCATAGAGCAGGTGGCAAAGGGGGTGAGCACCGGCAGTGCGGGCAAGCCGACCCGGGATCCCATCCACGGCAACTCCCTCCCGGTGGAGTTCAGGGTCGATGAGCGAGGGGAGCTGCACCCCAACCCGGACCAGCGCCTCGCCAACACCATGTGCCTGGGCTGCTGGACCCTGTGCGGGGTGCGGGCTCGCATCGACAACGAGAGCGACAAGATAGTGCGCATCGTCGGCAACCCCTATCACCCGCTCTCCGCCCGCCATCACATCGATTTCCAGACGCCCATCAAACAGGGGCTGCTTGGCACAAGCGGCTATCAGGAAGGGGGGCTGGAGGGACGCTCCACCGCCTGTGCCCGGGGTAATGCCATGCTCGAACAACTCGACAGCCCGCACCGGGTTACCCGCTGCCTCAAGCGGGTGGGGCCCCGTGGCAGCGGTCGCTGGCAGAGCATCCCCTTCGAGCAGCTGGTGACCGAGGTGGTGGAGGGGGGCGATCTGTTCGGCGAGGGGAAGGTGGAGGGGCTGAGGGCCATCCGCCACCTCGACGCGTCGCTGGATCCCTTGAACCCGGAATACGGCCCCAGGGCGAACCAGCTGCTGGTGAGCAATGCCTCGGACGAGGGGCGGGATCACTTCATCAAGCGCTTCACCTTCAACAGTTTCGGCACCCGCAACTTCGCGAACCACGGCGCCTACTGCGGCCTGTCGTTCCGGGTTGGCGCCGGCGCCCTGCTGGACGATCTGGAGAAGAACGCCCACCTCAAGCCGGATTGGGACGAGAGCGACTTCCTGCTGTTCATGGGCACCTCGCCCCAGCAGTCCGGCAACCCCTTCAAGCGCCAGTCCCGCCAGCTGGCGGCGAACCGGGCGCGGGCGGACAAGCCCTTCTCCTACGTGGTGGTGGCGCCGAGCCTGCCCAATACGGTCAACATGCCGTCCGCCCCCGCCAACCGCTGGTTGCCCATCAGGCCCGCCACCGACTCGGCCCTGGCGATGGCCATGCTGCGCTGGATCATCGACAACCAGCGCTACGCCGAGGCGTTCCTGGCGGCCCCCAACGTCGAGGCCGCCGAGCGGGCCGGTTATCGCGGCTTTTGCAACGCCAGCCATCTGGTTATCAGCGATGAATCCCACCCCCGCTTCGGCCAGATGCTGCGCTCAAGCGATCTCGGCTTGCCCTTTGAGGGGGAAGCCTATGGGGAGGGGGACGCCGTGCTGGTGATCGATGGGGGCAGCGGTGCCCTGCTGCCTGCGGGCCAGTGCGAGCGGGCCAGCCTCTGGGTGGATCGCCGCATACTGGCGCCAAGCGGTGAGCTGGTGGTCAAGAGCAGCTTCCAGCTGCTGGCCGAATCGTGCCGTGAATATAGCCTCGAGCAATACAGCGCCGAGTGCGCCGTGCCGGTGAACGACATCGTCGAGCTGGCGCGGGAGTTCACCAGCCACGGTACCCGGGCGGCCGTGGTCTCCCACGGCGGCACCATGAGCGCCAACGGCTTCTACTCGGCCTGGGCCATCATGATGCTCAACGCCATGATAGGAAACCTCAACGCCCGGGGCGGCGCCGTGGCGAGCGGCGGCAAGTTCGATCCCTTCGGCGCCGGGCCGCGCTACGACCTGGCGAGCTTCCCGGGCATGGTGAAACCCGCAGGGGTCTTTCTTTCCCGCTCCAAGTTCCCCTACGAGAAAACTTCTGAATATCGCCGCAAGCGGGAGGCGGGGCAGAACCCCTATCCGGCCCGGGAGCCCTGGTTCCCCATCTCGGGGCCCCTGCTCGGCGAGCACCTGACCGCGGCGGTGAACGGCTATCCCTATCGGCTCAAGGCCTGGATCAACCACATGGGCAACCCCCTCTACGGTCAGGCCGGGCTTGCCAAGGCCATCGGGGAAGAGCTCAAGGATCCCAAGGTGCTGCCGCTCTTCGTCAGCATCGACAGCTTCATCAACGAATCCTCGGCACTGTCGGACTACATAGTGCCGGACACCCTCACCTACGAGTCCTGGGGCTGGGCCACCGCCTGGCACGGTGTCATGACCAAGGTCTCCACCGGGCGCTGGCCCGTGGTGGAACCGCGCGTCGCCAAGACCGCCGAGGGGGATCCGGTCTGCATGGAGTCCTTCCTGATCGCGGTGGCCAAGCGTCTGGCGCTGCCGGGCTTTGGCGAGAGGGCGGTCAAGGGGGCGGATGGCAAGTTGCACGGCCTGAACCGGGCGGCGGACTTCTCCCTCTATGGCGCGGCGAACGTGGCCTACCTCGGCCAGCCGGTGCCCGCCATAGGCCCCGAAGATCTCGCCTGGTCCGGGGTGGAGCGGATCCTGCCGGTGCTGAACGCCACCCTGAGCCAGGAAGAGGCGGGCCGCGCCGCCTATCTCTTCGCCCGGGGCGGGCGCTTCGAACCCGTCGCCAAGGGGCGGGATGCATCGGGTCAGCCGAGCAAGCGCTGGCCCAAGCCCCTGATGCTCTGGAACCCCGAGGTGGGCAGCCGTCGCCACAGCCAGAGTGGCCAGTTCTTGAGCGGCACCCCGCGCTTCTTCCGTCCCCAGCTGGCGGATGGCACGTCGCTCAATGAGGCGTTCAAGCCGACTCAGTGGCCCCTGCTGCTCACCAGTTACAAGTCTCACACCATGAGCTCCATGAGCATTGGTTCGGATCGCCTGCGCCAGGTACATCCCAGCAACCGGGTGCGACTCAACGAGCAGACGGCGGCGCGCCTCGGCATCGAGAGCGGGGACAGGGTGCGGGTCAGCACCCCGGATGGCAGCGTGATTGGGCTGGCCGAGTGCGTGGCCGGGGTGCAGGCGGATGCCATCGCCATCGAACACGGCTTCGGTCACAAGGAGCTGGGGGCAAGGGCGCACTGGGTCGATGACAAGGAGGTGGCGGCCAGCCCCTTGCGTGGGGCCGGGGTCAACCTGAACGACTTGGCGGTGCTGGATCCCAGCCGTCACGGTCGCTACCCTCTGGTGGACTGGGCCATCGGCTCCTCGGCCCGCCAGGGGCTGCCCGCCCGGGTCGACAAGCTGGTGTAG
- a CDS encoding sensor histidine kinase: MPDSPISLIPRGQKRILMGLLWLMAMLALTTQALAATAPATPTQAAEPVRIGVLATRGEEHSRRQWQPLLDWLAQSIPGRRFELAPLALTPLAEAIADERLDFVITNPGQLVSLSRQYPLAWLATLKSPHGGDNLVIGAALVVRSDAPYRYWRDLKGEKVAAVSKEAFGGYLAYRFEAHQQGVRIDEFFSEINFTGFPLDSLITQLQREAVAAAIVPVCQLERMVREGRIDGQDFRVLDNKAPADFGCQSSTRLYPNWSMASTARAAPELALAVTRALFALPAQSEAARAADSAGWTVPASPLAIDRLLRDLDRHPLQTPWWQGAWHWLRQHQQWGWGALLMLLLLGGHHLLLQHLFNRSQRRLNRARQRLDEQGRQLDDKVHQLEQARRLAQLGELGATMAHEINQPLTAIASYSQGALLRLARQEQEHALTLPLTQALEQIGQQTQRISQTIGRLRSRWQKQPHQPAPTDLQVLVEQLRPLLEQLLAPLGVALSLSWQGEPRLLQLDATGMEQLLVNLVKNGAESAAQARPELTGEAPGVALLVAFEGERLRLEVRDNGPGLATPEEQWQQPFYSSKADGMGLGLAICRDVVECHRGRLTLSNLSPRGCLAQVLLPAPMTVPPPRTRN; encoded by the coding sequence ATGCCTGACTCCCCGATCTCCCTTATCCCCCGCGGCCAGAAGCGCATCCTGATGGGTCTGCTTTGGCTGATGGCCATGCTGGCCCTGACAACACAGGCCCTGGCAGCCACCGCACCTGCCACGCCAACTCAGGCCGCCGAGCCGGTGCGGATCGGGGTGCTGGCGACCCGGGGTGAGGAACACTCGCGCCGGCAGTGGCAACCGCTGCTGGACTGGCTCGCTCAATCCATACCGGGCCGACGGTTCGAACTCGCCCCCCTCGCTCTCACCCCCCTGGCAGAGGCCATCGCCGACGAGCGGCTCGATTTTGTCATCACCAACCCGGGCCAGCTGGTCAGCCTGTCGCGCCAGTATCCGCTGGCCTGGCTCGCCACGCTGAAGAGCCCCCACGGCGGAGACAACCTGGTCATCGGCGCCGCCCTGGTGGTGCGCTCCGACGCCCCCTACCGCTACTGGCGGGATCTCAAGGGCGAGAAGGTGGCGGCCGTATCAAAAGAGGCCTTCGGTGGTTATCTCGCCTACCGTTTCGAGGCCCATCAGCAGGGTGTGCGGATAGATGAGTTCTTCTCAGAGATAAATTTCACCGGATTCCCGCTGGACAGCTTGATCACCCAATTGCAGCGCGAGGCCGTGGCCGCCGCCATCGTGCCGGTCTGCCAGCTCGAGCGCATGGTGCGGGAGGGCCGCATCGATGGGCAGGATTTTCGGGTACTGGACAACAAGGCCCCTGCGGACTTTGGCTGCCAAAGCTCGACCCGGCTCTATCCCAACTGGTCCATGGCGAGCACGGCGCGGGCCGCCCCCGAGCTCGCGCTGGCGGTCACCCGCGCCCTGTTCGCCCTGCCTGCACAGAGCGAGGCCGCCCGCGCCGCCGACTCCGCGGGCTGGACTGTGCCCGCCAGCCCGCTCGCCATCGATCGCTTGCTCAGGGATCTGGATCGCCACCCCCTGCAGACCCCCTGGTGGCAGGGAGCCTGGCACTGGCTGCGCCAGCATCAGCAGTGGGGCTGGGGGGCCCTGCTCATGCTGCTGCTGCTCGGCGGCCACCACCTGCTGCTGCAACACCTGTTCAACCGCAGCCAGCGCCGCTTGAACCGTGCCCGCCAGCGGCTCGACGAGCAGGGCCGCCAGCTCGATGACAAGGTGCACCAGCTCGAGCAGGCGCGCCGCCTGGCCCAGCTCGGTGAACTCGGCGCCACCATGGCCCACGAGATCAATCAGCCCCTGACCGCCATCGCCAGCTACAGCCAGGGCGCCCTGCTGCGCCTCGCCAGACAGGAGCAGGAGCACGCTCTGACCCTCCCCCTGACCCAGGCCCTTGAGCAGATTGGCCAGCAGACCCAGCGCATCAGCCAGACCATAGGACGGCTGAGATCCCGCTGGCAGAAGCAGCCCCACCAGCCCGCCCCCACGGATCTGCAGGTCCTGGTGGAACAGTTACGCCCCCTGCTGGAGCAGCTGCTGGCCCCCCTCGGGGTCGCCCTCTCCCTGAGCTGGCAGGGAGAGCCCAGATTGCTGCAGCTGGATGCAACCGGCATGGAGCAGTTGCTGGTGAACCTGGTCAAGAACGGCGCCGAGAGCGCGGCGCAAGCCCGCCCCGAGTTGACAGGAGAGGCCCCCGGGGTTGCGTTGCTTGTCGCCTTCGAGGGGGAACGACTGCGCCTCGAGGTGCGGGACAACGGCCCCGGCCTCGCCACGCCCGAAGAGCAGTGGCAACAGCCGTTTTACAGCAGCAAGGCCGATGGCATGGGGCTTGGCCTCGCCATCTGCCGGGATGTGGTCGAATGCCATCGCGGTCGGCTCACCTTGAGCAACCTGAGCCCCCGTGGCTGCCTCGCCCAGGTATTGCTGCCCGCCCCCATGACCGTGCCCCCACCCCGCACAAGGAACTGA
- a CDS encoding response regulator transcription factor translates to MPSPSRLPLYLVDDDQGVLDALRFMLEGCDFAPICFDDGARFLAEVDVRQPACLILDCRMPGLSGPEVQQRLNAAQSPIAILFLTGHGDVPLAVASLKQGAVDFLQKPVQLAPLLAAIEHAWQASEVAARRLAHLCAYQRLTPREHQLLQLIARGQKNQQIASELCISVRTVEVCRASLMKRLEVDSMAELMRLYADVS, encoded by the coding sequence ATGCCATCCCCATCCCGCCTCCCCCTCTACCTGGTCGATGACGATCAGGGGGTGCTCGACGCCCTGCGCTTTATGCTGGAGGGCTGCGACTTCGCGCCGATCTGCTTTGACGATGGTGCGCGCTTCCTTGCCGAGGTGGACGTGCGCCAACCCGCCTGCCTCATCCTGGATTGCCGCATGCCTGGGCTCTCCGGCCCCGAGGTGCAGCAGCGGCTCAACGCGGCCCAGAGCCCCATCGCCATCCTGTTTCTCACCGGCCACGGGGATGTGCCCCTGGCGGTGGCGTCCCTCAAGCAGGGGGCGGTCGACTTCCTGCAAAAACCGGTGCAGCTCGCCCCCCTGCTGGCGGCCATCGAGCACGCCTGGCAGGCCAGCGAGGTGGCGGCGAGACGCCTTGCCCACCTCTGCGCCTACCAGCGCCTCACCCCTCGCGAACACCAGCTGCTGCAACTCATCGCCAGGGGTCAGAAGAACCAGCAGATAGCGAGCGAGCTCTGCATCTCGGTACGGACCGTGGAGGTGTGCCGCGCCAGCCTGATGAAGCGGCTGGAGGTGGATTCCATGGCCGAGCTGATGCGGCTCTACGCGGATGTCAGCTGA
- a CDS encoding endonuclease/exonuclease/phosphatase family protein: protein MKNINKTLLAAAISLGVLAGCNSQNDSEAPDTMVRFATFNLSFDRTAAGMLSAELALDRAAQDALLARYQSGDGSLSQAETTRAKNVQQIRNIAEIIQRTRPDVFLLNEFDNDGKGESSADLQAFNANYLAHPQHAEVQAISYPVMQNFATNTGLMSGQDLNLDGKVSSGPDDAWGFGNYHGQYAFAVMSKYPIDTKQIRTFQHFKWKDMPGEVNPVIDDCNNAKAPIPASRQCGEPWYDAAAWEQFPLSSKNHADVPVRVKTAKGEQVIHFLISHPTPPIFGNAARHNVKHNRAEVAFWQDYVETASYMVDDAGKAGGLPAGARFVIAGDLNADPQLGDGDLSAIQDLHNHVLVNQAVTNGALIPVSQGGPECLASQPDQCKRNNNRTTPERITSSSGLQLDHLIPSANLNAVASGVFWPASFEPGYHLVYDAKLGIAKGVSSDHRLVWVDFELDN, encoded by the coding sequence ATGAAAAACATCAACAAAACCCTGCTCGCCGCTGCCATTTCCTTAGGAGTGCTGGCAGGCTGTAACAGCCAAAACGACTCAGAGGCCCCGGATACCATGGTTCGCTTCGCCACTTTCAACCTCTCCTTCGATCGCACCGCGGCCGGCATGCTGAGCGCCGAGCTGGCGCTGGACCGCGCCGCCCAGGATGCCCTGCTCGCTCGCTACCAGAGCGGCGATGGCAGCCTGAGTCAGGCCGAGACTACCCGCGCCAAGAACGTGCAGCAGATCCGCAATATCGCCGAGATCATCCAGCGTACCCGCCCGGACGTCTTCCTGCTCAACGAGTTCGACAACGACGGCAAGGGGGAGAGCAGCGCCGATCTGCAGGCGTTCAATGCGAACTACCTCGCCCATCCGCAACACGCCGAGGTGCAGGCCATCAGCTACCCGGTGATGCAGAACTTTGCCACCAACACCGGCCTGATGAGCGGCCAGGATCTCAACCTGGACGGCAAGGTCAGCAGCGGGCCGGACGACGCCTGGGGCTTTGGCAACTACCACGGCCAGTACGCCTTCGCCGTGATGTCGAAATATCCCATCGACACCAAGCAGATCCGCACCTTCCAGCACTTCAAATGGAAGGACATGCCGGGCGAAGTCAACCCCGTCATCGACGACTGCAACAACGCCAAGGCGCCGATCCCGGCCAGTCGCCAGTGTGGTGAGCCCTGGTATGACGCAGCCGCCTGGGAGCAGTTCCCCCTCTCTTCCAAGAACCACGCGGACGTGCCGGTGCGGGTCAAGACCGCCAAGGGGGAGCAGGTGATCCACTTCCTCATCTCCCACCCGACCCCGCCCATCTTCGGCAACGCGGCGCGCCACAACGTCAAGCACAACCGGGCCGAAGTGGCCTTCTGGCAGGACTATGTGGAGACCGCCAGCTACATGGTGGATGACGCGGGCAAGGCAGGCGGCCTGCCCGCCGGTGCCAGGTTCGTCATCGCCGGGGATCTCAACGCCGATCCCCAACTCGGTGACGGGGATCTGAGCGCCATCCAGGATCTGCACAACCATGTACTGGTCAATCAGGCGGTCACCAACGGCGCCCTGATCCCGGTGAGCCAGGGGGGCCCCGAGTGCCTCGCCAGCCAGCCGGATCAGTGCAAGCGCAACAACAACAGAACCACGCCGGAGCGCATCACCAGCAGCAGCGGCCTGCAGCTCGATCACCTGATCCCCTCCGCCAACCTCAATGCGGTGGCCTCAGGCGTGTTCTGGCCCGCCAGCTTCGAGCCCGGCTACCACCTGGTGTATGACGCCAAGCTCGGCATCGCCAAGGGGGTCAGCTCGGATCACCGTCTGGTGTGGGTGGATTTCGAACTGGACAACTGA
- the pepE gene encoding dipeptidase PepE, translating to MELLLLSNGKATEFPGLLGWARERVQNVLARKQVKRILLIPYAVIRSDWDARANELTESLGVEAISIHHFDDPVDAIQQADAIFISGGNTWRLNQKLHEYGLVVPIQRAVRERGVPYVGWSAGCNVATPSIRTTNDMPVCNAAVLPALGLFPQQINPHYLDASISGHMGETRDERLAEFCAINPSEHVVALREASLLQISGETSGDTIEYWSARGEGFKIFKHGETPQEFMDATPLATLTPFTPKV from the coding sequence ATGGAACTGCTTCTTCTGAGCAATGGTAAAGCCACCGAATTCCCGGGCCTGCTCGGCTGGGCCCGCGAGCGGGTGCAAAACGTGCTCGCCCGCAAACAGGTCAAGCGCATCCTGCTCATCCCCTATGCGGTGATCCGCAGCGACTGGGATGCCCGCGCCAATGAGCTCACCGAGAGCCTGGGGGTGGAAGCCATCAGCATTCACCACTTCGACGATCCCGTGGATGCCATCCAGCAGGCCGACGCCATCTTCATCAGCGGTGGCAACACCTGGCGTCTGAACCAGAAACTGCACGAGTACGGTCTGGTGGTGCCCATCCAGCGCGCGGTGCGCGAGCGCGGCGTGCCCTATGTGGGCTGGAGCGCCGGTTGCAACGTGGCGACCCCGAGCATCCGCACCACCAACGACATGCCGGTGTGCAACGCCGCCGTGCTGCCGGCCCTCGGCCTCTTCCCCCAGCAGATCAACCCCCACTATCTGGATGCCAGCATCAGCGGCCACATGGGGGAGACCCGGGACGAGCGCCTCGCCGAGTTCTGTGCCATCAACCCGAGCGAGCACGTGGTGGCCCTGCGCGAAGCCAGCCTGCTGCAGATTAGCGGTGAGACCAGCGGCGACACCATCGAGTACTGGAGCGCCCGCGGTGAGGGCTTCAAGATCTTCAAACACGGGGAGACCCCCCAGGAGTTCATGGACGCCACTCCCCTGGCCACACTGACCCCCTTCACCCCCAAGGTGTGA
- the nrfD gene encoding NrfD/PsrC family molybdoenzyme membrane anchor subunit, translating to MTINELLAPDQPITWLPWAVQYFFLIGLAYGALWLGAFERWRKAPDARLQTLAAVLMMGAGLVAPIALTADLHQPARAWHFYAQTRFSSIMWYGAYLLPLFSLLSMVLGWLLLRPALAGRSLGDDAIARLARQLCLGTWSGDRWLRPLSLLAALSGLSIALYTGLETMAVAARPLWHTPWLPWLLIISALLGAQGALLLLNRLLAGWRGQTEATLLRQSRWTLALLALSLLGWALFGGASAAEAQALYQLDPSWRLAARWLLLTLVLLGALMLVGRGSHRAQPWRLWGLALLVLHLVWGLRWLVLIQGQLAPKYGAGVYLYHIDWGPQGMLGILGTFGLLLALLVALSELVHPSLSPTTDTTSPSAREAH from the coding sequence ATGACCATTAACGAACTGCTGGCCCCGGATCAGCCCATCACCTGGCTGCCCTGGGCGGTGCAATATTTCTTCTTGATTGGCCTCGCCTACGGGGCTCTCTGGCTGGGGGCGTTTGAGCGGTGGCGCAAGGCACCGGATGCCCGGCTGCAGACCCTGGCCGCCGTGCTGATGATGGGGGCGGGGCTGGTGGCTCCCATCGCCCTGACCGCCGATCTGCACCAGCCGGCACGGGCCTGGCATTTCTACGCCCAGACCCGCTTCAGCTCCATCATGTGGTACGGCGCCTATCTGCTGCCCCTGTTCAGCCTGCTCAGCATGGTGCTGGGCTGGCTGCTGCTAAGACCGGCGCTGGCGGGGCGGAGTCTGGGGGATGACGCCATCGCCCGTCTCGCCCGGCAGCTCTGCCTGGGCACCTGGTCAGGGGATCGTTGGCTCAGGCCACTCTCCCTGCTGGCAGCCCTGAGCGGCCTCAGCATCGCGCTCTACACCGGCCTTGAAACCATGGCAGTCGCGGCGCGCCCGCTCTGGCACACCCCCTGGCTGCCCTGGCTGCTGATCATCAGCGCCCTGCTGGGAGCCCAGGGGGCCCTGCTGCTGCTCAACCGGTTGCTGGCGGGCTGGCGCGGGCAGACCGAGGCAACGCTGCTGCGCCAAAGCCGCTGGACCCTGGCCCTGCTCGCCCTCTCCCTGCTGGGTTGGGCCCTGTTTGGCGGCGCGTCGGCGGCGGAAGCTCAAGCCCTCTATCAGCTCGACCCCAGCTGGCGCCTGGCGGCCCGCTGGCTGCTGCTGACCCTGGTGCTGCTCGGCGCCCTGATGCTGGTGGGAAGGGGCTCTCACCGAGCGCAACCCTGGCGGCTGTGGGGGCTGGCCCTGCTTGTCTTGCACCTGGTCTGGGGGCTGCGCTGGCTGGTGCTCATCCAGGGGCAGCTCGCCCCCAAATACGGAGCCGGGGTCTATCTCTACCACATCGACTGGGGCCCGCAGGGGATGCTCGGGATCCTCGGCACCTTCGGCCTGTTGCTGGCCCTGCTGGTGGCCCTCTCCGAGCTGGTCCACCCCTCTCTTTCGCCCACCACTGACACCACTTCTCCATCCGCACGCGAGGCACACTAG